Proteins encoded within one genomic window of Dyadobacter chenhuakuii:
- a CDS encoding AAA domain-containing protein, with translation MDYFKNLLNLLKTEREEDRLAYQRLTERSSVSERRASGLSWYPIAIRGSEMSRGDYLTVEIERTTHQDLSHQLRFGMPAVLFSNHEPKQDRLEGIITHQSGNRLKITLRTDELPEWSRDGKLGIDLLFDDNSYDEMQGAIKAATALLENEKEGRLVKILTGEKSPSFNDQLPKITIPKLNSSQNEAVHKILSASDLAVVHGPPGTGKTTTLVQAIKALIKQDHQQILVVAPSNTAVDLLSEKLTDEGLNVLRVGNPVRVSERLMSLTLDSKISQHVRMKDIKALKKQANEYKNLAHKYKRNFGKAERDQRKALFDEAHKIMKEVGSVEQYAIEDILGKAQVITATLVGANHYTVRNLKYKTVVIDEAGQALEPACWIPILKAEKVVLAGDHFQLAPTIKSAEAARNGLATTLLEKCVALHPESVTLLEEQYRMNEAIMGYSSQIFYQNKLKANEAVAHHLVFPSDNALAFIDTAGCGYDEKLEGTSSTNPDEAVFLFKHLTQYVSEFMQAKSFNAGEFPSIAVISPYKEQIGLLKEQLAHNALLQPFISKISVNTIDSFQGQERDIVYISMTRSNPEGEIGFLSDIRRMNVAMTRARKKLVVIGDSATLSNLPFYSNFISYAEALGAYQSAWEFADM, from the coding sequence ATGGATTATTTCAAAAACCTCCTCAATTTACTTAAAACTGAAAGGGAAGAAGACAGACTTGCTTACCAGCGACTAACCGAAAGATCATCGGTTTCCGAGCGGCGCGCGAGTGGGTTAAGCTGGTATCCCATTGCCATAAGAGGCTCGGAAATGAGCCGCGGCGACTATCTAACCGTTGAAATCGAACGCACTACGCACCAGGATCTTTCCCATCAGCTCCGGTTTGGCATGCCGGCTGTTTTGTTTTCCAATCACGAGCCAAAGCAGGATAGGTTAGAAGGCATTATTACGCATCAGAGTGGTAACCGGCTCAAAATCACGCTTCGGACGGATGAGCTTCCCGAATGGTCTCGCGATGGAAAGCTGGGCATCGACCTGCTTTTTGATGACAATAGTTACGACGAAATGCAAGGTGCGATTAAGGCCGCAACTGCATTGCTTGAAAATGAAAAAGAGGGCCGTCTGGTCAAAATCCTGACCGGAGAAAAATCGCCTTCTTTTAACGACCAACTTCCAAAAATAACGATCCCCAAATTGAACAGCTCACAAAATGAGGCTGTTCATAAAATCCTTTCCGCGTCGGATCTTGCCGTTGTGCATGGCCCTCCCGGGACGGGAAAAACGACCACATTGGTACAGGCGATAAAGGCTTTGATCAAACAGGATCACCAGCAGATCCTGGTAGTCGCGCCTAGTAATACGGCTGTGGATCTGCTAAGTGAAAAGCTGACAGACGAGGGCTTGAATGTGCTGAGGGTTGGTAACCCGGTGCGTGTTTCGGAACGCCTGATGTCGCTCACACTCGATAGTAAAATCTCGCAGCACGTGCGGATGAAGGACATTAAGGCGCTCAAAAAGCAGGCAAACGAATACAAAAACCTCGCACACAAATACAAACGCAATTTTGGGAAAGCCGAACGCGACCAGCGGAAAGCGCTTTTTGATGAAGCCCACAAGATCATGAAAGAGGTGGGGAGCGTGGAGCAATATGCGATAGAGGATATTCTGGGCAAAGCGCAGGTGATTACAGCCACATTGGTGGGCGCTAACCATTATACGGTCCGCAATTTGAAATACAAAACTGTGGTGATCGATGAAGCCGGACAGGCACTGGAACCGGCCTGCTGGATCCCGATCCTGAAAGCCGAAAAAGTGGTGCTGGCAGGTGATCATTTCCAGTTGGCGCCCACCATTAAGTCAGCCGAGGCTGCTAGAAATGGGTTAGCCACTACATTGCTGGAAAAATGCGTCGCGCTGCATCCGGAATCCGTAACATTACTCGAAGAGCAGTATCGGATGAATGAGGCGATTATGGGTTATTCATCTCAAATATTTTATCAAAACAAACTGAAAGCCAACGAGGCTGTCGCGCATCACCTGGTTTTTCCCTCGGATAATGCATTGGCTTTTATTGACACAGCAGGCTGCGGTTATGACGAAAAACTCGAAGGAACCAGCTCCACGAACCCGGACGAGGCCGTATTTTTATTCAAACATTTGACGCAATATGTGAGCGAATTCATGCAGGCCAAAAGTTTCAACGCTGGCGAGTTTCCAAGCATTGCAGTCATTTCTCCCTATAAAGAGCAAATTGGTTTATTGAAAGAGCAATTGGCTCATAATGCTCTTTTACAGCCATTTATATCGAAAATTTCAGTCAACACGATCGATAGTTTTCAAGGTCAGGAGCGCGACATTGTTTACATCAGCATGACCCGCAGCAATCCTGAGGGTGAGATCGGGTTCCTGTCTGACATTCGCCGTATGAATGTGGCGATGACCCGGGCACGCAAAAAACTGGTCGTGATCGGCGACAGCGCAACCCTCTCGAATTTGCCCTTTTATTCAAACTTTATTTCTTACGCTGAAGCGCTGGGCGCCTACCAGAGTGCCTGGGAATTTGCGGATATGTAA
- a CDS encoding SusC/RagA family TonB-linked outer membrane protein, producing MNLSFHVFRRHDSSNEKNVVTKARLAGRNTGLFGFLMILIGLSTNVFAQDVNVSGKVTDARAGGVPGVTVTLKGSTKGTNTDVEGNYQISVPGNATLTFSAIGYETQDIAVGNKSTVNVTLTEDVKALEEVVVVGYGTVKKKDATGAVSALGSKDFQKGIVTSPEQLMQGRVAGVQITQSSGEPGGGINVRIRGTSSVLGGNNPLFVIDGVPLSGDNTSSGGDNQGVGRQPAKNPLNFLNPDDIASMDILKDASATAIYGSRGANGVVLITTKRGRGKGSLDYGYSLGVSNITKKYDLLNAAEYKAAGGQDQGSDTDWQDLLFRTALTHQHNLSYGGGDASGNYRFSLGYMNQDGIVQTSNVKRYSVGFSGQKKFIGDKLTVGSNLNFANTQDTGVPISENIGFEGDLMGSILKANPTRPAYRGDTLNQSTTTEPNPLAFVNLSKDNNNTLRALGNINAELEIFSGLKFKTVLGFDKSMSTRKQAYSRDLVVAGIGGTQESDKIGRVYIRDVESNNQLMENYFTYDKEIGNVTLNALLGYSYQSFENGSKNVAAANFRTNDLDLMINNLGIAGTVGVKDATSLSSVGSVIQNSSYVKDELQSYFGRVNLGFGSKYLFTGTLRVDGSSKFGGNNKYGYFPSGAFKWKLVEEDFVPKTVFTDLSLRIGYGVTGNQAIPHNVYDRRDRYSDYAINQGADGITGGGLNAVAFNNPDLKWESTAAFNLGLDFSILKGRLSGTLDLYNKSTKDLLFKVVAAQPAPNPFVFRNLDTDIQNRGIELALTGVIVDGKKFSWEMVVNGSYNKNLVKNLIGTYDTGEINGQGLSGAFAQRLAEGQPLFAYFLREFGGFDDNGNSLYPNGDFQQFLGGKSPLPKVNAGLTNNLTFGAFDMSLFFNGVFGHYIYSNTANAFFTQGSFANGRNVTKDVIGNKEGALNAPDVSTRFLEKGNFVRLQNLSLGYRVPMKANKVLSNARLFVTGQNLLTFTKYSGQDPEVSTNKSLNDIPSFGIDYTAYPRARTWTVGVNVSF from the coding sequence ATGAATTTATCCTTTCATGTGTTTCGTCGACATGATTCAAGCAATGAAAAGAATGTTGTGACGAAAGCGAGATTAGCAGGGCGCAACACAGGGCTTTTCGGCTTCCTGATGATCTTGATCGGTTTAAGCACAAATGTTTTTGCACAGGATGTGAATGTATCCGGTAAGGTTACTGACGCCAGAGCTGGTGGAGTACCAGGGGTTACAGTCACATTAAAAGGGAGTACAAAAGGAACAAATACGGATGTTGAAGGTAACTACCAGATTAGTGTTCCGGGAAATGCAACATTGACTTTCAGTGCCATTGGGTATGAGACTCAGGACATTGCAGTTGGTAATAAATCCACCGTCAACGTTACACTCACCGAAGACGTTAAGGCTTTGGAAGAAGTTGTTGTAGTTGGTTACGGAACGGTAAAGAAAAAGGATGCAACCGGTGCGGTGTCCGCTTTGGGATCGAAGGATTTCCAGAAAGGGATCGTTACTTCTCCTGAGCAATTGATGCAGGGACGCGTTGCGGGTGTGCAAATTACCCAGTCAAGCGGTGAGCCGGGCGGTGGTATTAACGTGCGTATCCGGGGAACGTCGTCTGTTTTGGGTGGTAACAACCCGTTATTCGTAATCGACGGTGTGCCTTTGAGCGGCGATAATACTTCGTCAGGTGGTGATAACCAGGGTGTTGGCCGTCAGCCAGCGAAAAACCCGCTGAACTTCCTGAACCCGGACGATATCGCGAGCATGGACATTCTTAAAGATGCGTCTGCAACAGCGATCTACGGTTCACGCGGTGCAAATGGTGTTGTTTTAATCACTACAAAAAGAGGAAGAGGAAAAGGATCCTTAGACTATGGGTATTCTCTGGGTGTAAGCAATATCACAAAGAAATATGATCTTCTGAATGCAGCGGAATACAAAGCAGCAGGCGGACAGGATCAGGGATCGGATACTGACTGGCAGGACCTGCTTTTCAGAACTGCACTAACACATCAGCACAACTTGTCTTATGGTGGCGGTGACGCTTCGGGTAACTATCGTTTCTCACTGGGTTACATGAACCAGGACGGTATCGTGCAGACTTCCAATGTTAAACGTTACAGCGTTGGTTTCAGCGGACAGAAAAAATTCATCGGTGATAAATTGACAGTAGGAAGCAATCTGAACTTTGCAAACACGCAAGATACAGGTGTTCCAATTTCTGAAAACATTGGTTTTGAAGGTGATTTGATGGGTAGCATTCTGAAAGCTAACCCTACACGCCCAGCGTATAGAGGCGATACATTGAACCAGTCTACAACTACGGAGCCTAACCCGCTTGCGTTTGTTAATCTTTCAAAAGATAATAACAACACGCTTCGCGCGCTGGGTAACATCAATGCTGAACTGGAAATTTTCAGCGGTTTGAAATTCAAAACGGTTCTTGGTTTTGACAAATCAATGTCTACAAGAAAACAGGCTTATTCAAGAGATCTGGTTGTTGCAGGTATTGGTGGTACTCAAGAATCAGACAAAATTGGCCGCGTGTATATTCGCGATGTGGAAAGTAACAACCAGTTGATGGAAAACTACTTTACTTATGACAAGGAAATCGGAAACGTTACATTGAATGCGCTTCTGGGTTATTCTTATCAGAGCTTCGAAAATGGAAGCAAGAACGTGGCTGCTGCCAACTTCCGTACCAACGACCTGGATCTGATGATCAACAACCTGGGTATTGCAGGAACTGTTGGTGTTAAAGATGCAACATCGCTTTCAAGTGTTGGTTCTGTTATCCAGAATTCAAGCTATGTAAAAGATGAGCTTCAATCTTACTTCGGTCGTGTAAACCTTGGTTTCGGAAGCAAATACTTGTTCACTGGTACATTGCGTGTGGATGGTTCTTCTAAATTCGGTGGTAACAATAAATATGGTTACTTCCCATCAGGAGCGTTCAAATGGAAATTGGTTGAAGAGGATTTTGTTCCTAAAACTGTCTTCACAGATCTTTCTCTTAGAATTGGATATGGTGTTACAGGTAACCAGGCGATCCCTCACAATGTATACGACAGACGTGACAGATACAGCGATTACGCGATCAACCAGGGTGCTGATGGCATTACAGGTGGTGGTTTGAACGCAGTAGCTTTCAACAACCCGGATCTTAAATGGGAATCAACTGCTGCATTCAACCTTGGACTTGACTTCTCGATCTTGAAAGGAAGATTGAGCGGAACACTTGACCTTTATAACAAGAGTACAAAAGACCTTCTTTTCAAAGTTGTTGCAGCTCAGCCTGCACCGAACCCATTTGTATTCCGCAATCTTGACACAGACATTCAAAACCGTGGTATTGAATTGGCTTTGACTGGTGTGATCGTGGACGGCAAGAAATTCTCCTGGGAAATGGTCGTGAACGGATCTTATAACAAAAACCTTGTTAAAAACCTGATCGGAACATATGATACAGGTGAGATCAACGGTCAGGGTCTTTCGGGTGCATTTGCACAGCGTTTGGCAGAAGGCCAGCCTTTGTTCGCTTACTTCCTTCGCGAGTTCGGCGGATTTGACGACAACGGAAACTCACTTTATCCAAATGGTGACTTCCAGCAATTCCTGGGTGGAAAAAGCCCGCTTCCAAAAGTTAACGCCGGTTTAACCAATAACTTAACTTTCGGAGCGTTTGATATGAGTCTGTTCTTCAACGGTGTTTTCGGACATTACATTTACTCAAATACTGCTAACGCATTCTTTACACAAGGTTCGTTTGCCAACGGACGTAACGTAACGAAAGATGTTATCGGAAATAAAGAAGGTGCTCTGAATGCTCCTGATGTTTCGACCCGTTTCCTTGAAAAAGGCAATTTTGTCCGTCTGCAAAACCTTTCACTAGGCTATCGTGTTCCGATGAAAGCGAACAAAGTGCTCAGCAATGCAAGACTTTTTGTGACTGGTCAGAACTTGTTGACATTCACTAAATACAGCGGACAAGATCCTGAGGTGAGCACAAACAAATCTTTAAATGACATCCCTTCATTCGGAATTGACTATACCGCTTACCCGAGAGCAAGAACGTGGACAGTTGGTGTTAATGTATCATTCTAA
- a CDS encoding FAD-binding and (Fe-S)-binding domain-containing protein: MTAPLSVTNSDLSLLAKQLEGELHFDNTMRTLYATDASAYREMPLAVAIPKSEADIKTLIRYATEKRISLIPRTAGTSLAGQVVGNGIVVDVSRNFTKILEINAAEKWVHVQPGVVRDELNMALKPYGLYFGPETSTANRAMIGGMVGNNSCGSNSIVYGSAREHTLEVKAILADGSDAEFKNITGADFRNLLTSAQQKNGSATLLDKIYLKTNEILQSPVNQDEIRRNFPKPSIGRRNTGYALDMLLHTEPYSNQNALGEPAQPFNMCSLIAGSEGTLCFLTEIKLNLVPLPPKTQGLVCVHCDTIDEALRATILTLKYQPHAVELIDDYVLECAATNAEQKKNAFFVKNKPDGKYPAILVVDLSRETKEEVEALSTEMIKELQDAGMGFHFPLLFGDDTKKIWTLRKAGLGLLGNIPGDEKAVAVIEDTAVDVYDQPDYIRDFNEILKRHGMSAVHYAHAGTGEIHLRPIINLKTSEGHRQFRMIAEEIANLVKKYDGSLSGEHGDGRLRGEFIPKMVGEHNYQLFKDIKRVWDPNNIFNPGKIVDTAPMDTFLRYEADQQTPEFKTYFRFQDQDILQHAEQCNGSGDCRKTQMSGGTMCPSFMATRNEKDTTRARANILREMLTRSPKENRFDNKEIKEVYDLCLACKGCKGECPSNVDVAKLKMEFLQQYHDANGIPLRSWLVGNFSKMTGIASYVPWAYNLVFKNAPLRKIANTMVGFHPERTMPLLHSTTLKKWYDQRKATKSTGRRVYLFCDEFTNYNDVEIGKKSILTLEKLGYEVIIPKHAPSGRPQLSKGLLKDAKKIAEENINLLKDIISYDTPLVGIEPSAILTFRDEYPDLVSDELVEESKKLAQNALQFDEFISREIELKHISKDQFTKEKRLIKLHGHCQQKAISSMIPTKKMLSLPENYNVQLIPSGCCGMAGSFGYEKEHYDISMQIGELVLFPAVRQQPEEVIIAAPGTSCRHQIHDGTGRHAMHPAEILWEALV; this comes from the coding sequence ATGACTGCGCCGCTTTCCGTAACTAACAGTGATTTAAGTCTTCTTGCCAAACAACTAGAGGGTGAACTGCATTTCGATAATACGATGCGCACCCTGTACGCAACTGACGCTTCTGCTTACCGTGAAATGCCACTTGCCGTGGCCATCCCGAAATCAGAAGCTGATATCAAAACACTGATCAGATATGCCACCGAAAAACGCATTTCGCTGATTCCAAGAACCGCCGGAACGTCTCTTGCAGGGCAGGTTGTGGGGAACGGCATTGTGGTGGACGTTTCACGGAATTTTACAAAAATCCTGGAAATAAACGCGGCCGAAAAATGGGTCCATGTGCAGCCTGGTGTGGTGCGTGACGAGCTGAATATGGCTTTGAAACCGTACGGACTTTATTTCGGGCCGGAAACCTCCACGGCTAACCGCGCCATGATCGGCGGAATGGTCGGAAACAATTCATGCGGCTCCAATTCTATCGTTTACGGCAGCGCCAGAGAGCATACATTGGAAGTGAAAGCAATCCTGGCAGATGGTTCCGATGCAGAATTTAAGAATATAACAGGAGCGGATTTCAGAAATCTGCTGACAAGTGCGCAACAGAAAAACGGAAGTGCGACGCTTTTGGATAAAATCTATCTCAAAACAAATGAAATTTTACAATCACCTGTAAACCAGGATGAGATTAGAAGAAACTTTCCAAAGCCCAGCATAGGCAGAAGAAATACGGGTTACGCATTGGATATGTTGCTTCATACCGAGCCATATTCTAATCAAAATGCCCTTGGTGAGCCAGCACAGCCATTTAATATGTGCAGCTTGATTGCAGGCTCGGAGGGAACATTGTGCTTCCTGACAGAAATAAAGTTAAACCTCGTTCCGCTCCCGCCTAAAACGCAGGGATTGGTTTGTGTGCATTGCGATACGATTGACGAAGCATTAAGGGCAACGATTTTAACCCTGAAATATCAACCGCACGCAGTTGAATTAATAGATGACTACGTCCTTGAATGTGCCGCTACGAACGCAGAACAGAAGAAAAACGCATTTTTTGTGAAGAACAAACCTGACGGTAAATATCCGGCCATCCTGGTTGTGGATTTATCGCGGGAAACGAAGGAGGAGGTTGAAGCACTTTCAACAGAAATGATCAAAGAGTTGCAGGATGCGGGCATGGGTTTCCATTTTCCGTTGCTCTTTGGTGACGATACAAAAAAGATCTGGACATTAAGAAAGGCAGGTCTGGGGTTGCTCGGCAACATTCCGGGTGACGAAAAAGCGGTTGCGGTGATCGAGGATACGGCTGTTGATGTTTACGATCAGCCCGATTATATCCGCGATTTCAATGAAATTTTGAAAAGACATGGCATGTCGGCCGTGCATTATGCGCACGCAGGAACAGGCGAAATCCACCTGAGACCTATCATTAACCTCAAAACCAGCGAAGGACACCGCCAATTCAGGATGATCGCGGAAGAGATTGCGAACCTGGTAAAAAAATACGATGGCTCGCTTTCCGGAGAGCATGGCGATGGGCGGTTAAGGGGAGAATTTATCCCAAAAATGGTTGGTGAGCACAATTACCAGCTTTTCAAAGACATTAAGAGGGTGTGGGACCCTAACAATATTTTCAACCCGGGAAAAATCGTGGATACGGCCCCGATGGACACTTTCCTGCGCTACGAAGCCGATCAGCAAACACCCGAATTCAAAACATATTTCCGCTTTCAGGACCAGGATATTTTGCAGCACGCCGAGCAATGCAACGGTTCAGGCGACTGTCGCAAAACGCAAATGAGCGGCGGGACAATGTGCCCGAGTTTCATGGCCACCCGCAACGAAAAGGACACAACCCGTGCACGGGCCAACATTTTAAGGGAGATGCTGACGCGTTCTCCTAAGGAAAACCGGTTTGATAATAAAGAGATTAAGGAAGTGTATGACCTCTGCCTGGCTTGCAAAGGCTGCAAAGGAGAATGTCCTTCCAATGTGGATGTTGCGAAATTGAAAATGGAATTTTTGCAGCAATATCACGATGCAAACGGCATTCCGCTGCGTTCCTGGCTGGTCGGGAATTTTTCAAAAATGACAGGCATTGCTAGCTATGTTCCCTGGGCTTATAACCTGGTTTTCAAAAACGCACCACTTCGGAAGATAGCCAACACCATGGTAGGCTTCCATCCCGAGCGAACTATGCCCCTCCTGCACAGCACGACGTTGAAAAAGTGGTATGACCAGCGCAAAGCAACAAAATCCACAGGTCGGAGAGTGTATCTTTTCTGTGATGAGTTTACCAATTATAATGATGTTGAAATTGGTAAAAAATCCATTCTGACCCTTGAAAAGCTGGGTTATGAAGTGATTATTCCAAAACATGCCCCTTCCGGCCGTCCCCAGCTTTCGAAAGGACTTTTGAAGGATGCGAAAAAAATTGCCGAGGAGAACATTAACCTGCTCAAAGACATCATTTCGTATGACACGCCGCTCGTCGGCATTGAGCCGTCGGCAATCCTAACTTTCCGCGATGAATATCCGGACCTGGTTAGCGATGAACTTGTGGAAGAATCCAAAAAACTGGCGCAAAACGCATTGCAGTTTGACGAGTTCATTTCACGCGAAATTGAGTTAAAACATATTTCCAAAGATCAGTTCACTAAGGAGAAGCGGTTGATCAAATTGCACGGACATTGCCAGCAAAAGGCCATTTCGAGCATGATACCAACGAAAAAAATGCTTTCGCTGCCAGAAAACTACAATGTTCAGCTCATTCCGTCGGGATGCTGCGGCATGGCCGGGTCGTTTGGTTACGAAAAAGAGCATTATGACATTTCCATGCAGATCGGAGAACTGGTCCTTTTCCCAGCCGTCCGCCAGCAACCCGAAGAAGTCATCATTGCCGCCCCCGGAACCAGCTGCCGCCACCAGATCCACGACGGAACCGGCCGCCACGCCATGCACCCGGCAGAGATATTGTGGGAAGCGCTGGTGTAA
- a CDS encoding DUF5686 and carboxypeptidase regulatory-like domain-containing protein translates to MLQRYFTIVFLFLLIATQCFSQGTSSGGIKGIIKTRKGEPLPFAAIVVKGTSISTISNEEGRYQLDLKPGYYEVIFQYLGFKTGQKAFTVENRMETFDLTMEEQALNLGEVRIGSRDEDPAYTIMRRAIAKSRYHLLQVDSYKAKAYSKSSIVITDLPLEFLYKKELKEMEKETNFKKGVPILNESVSEVTFKQPNTYKQKVIAARNSQDKDFANPNAYLLTSFYQPEVVKAVSPLSPRAFAYYKFEYLGAFRENGIEVNKIKVTPRAYGEGVYKGTIHIIEDEWSIYSLDLTTVNTGFTIDIKQVYSPVQGVWMPVNQQFHVQGGIYGLKGKGDFVISQSFSDIKINPAFRPDIVVVDDKKQKDEAKKVKLTGREIKSQKLEEVVSKQKEFSAKNLRKLMKEYEKQDLKTKEEKGEDIDLNFTRNDTTVVDSMASMRSTAFWDSIRTVPLTTAEVKSYTRLDSIVVMTKGTEEQKDSLKVAKSDTSKNNKKGGGLGFVGDIFTGHSFRLGKKSPWRLDYVTPLLGAQVNTVEGLVLNGGGFKLRYKGGDPKKNQEVVQIGSDGVKRFSVRQGQELSINALTRYLFARQKLMAFGGIDYSWKRNKLNLSGGQKVSQFNGENPMHPLLNSITTLFLEQNFIKIYEKKFVRLDFATARENEHFELKANIEYADRSPLRNLYNTNPYRWIDWKRREFTSNHPFTRYPSGESGETFTQMTNHQALTIGITANYKPWQKYRTKNGRTTYYDDDSPKLTLNYRKGINDIFGSDVDFDLLQVGIQHGFDTGIRSKLSYKLSAGKFLNTNHVRYPDFQHFAGNRFFFQLGDPVGTFRMLDYYRYSTSDQFFEAHILSELRKFLLTQITWFRVLGIKENFMLHYLATPASNNYTELGYGLDVGIRFPFRIEVVSNFERFKYKTTVFRIGTTMNFNLGRN, encoded by the coding sequence ATGCTCCAACGCTACTTTACTATCGTTTTTCTTTTCTTACTAATTGCTACTCAATGCTTTTCGCAAGGCACTTCGTCGGGCGGGATCAAGGGGATTATCAAAACCAGGAAAGGCGAGCCGCTTCCTTTTGCCGCAATTGTTGTCAAAGGCACATCCATCAGCACCATTTCCAACGAAGAAGGGCGTTATCAGCTGGATCTGAAACCTGGTTACTACGAGGTCATTTTTCAATATTTAGGTTTCAAAACCGGGCAAAAAGCGTTTACGGTCGAAAACAGGATGGAAACCTTTGACCTAACCATGGAAGAACAGGCGCTGAACCTGGGCGAAGTGCGTATAGGAAGCCGCGACGAAGATCCTGCGTACACCATTATGCGCCGCGCCATTGCCAAAAGTCGCTATCATTTGCTCCAAGTGGATAGTTATAAAGCCAAAGCCTATTCCAAATCTTCCATAGTGATCACCGATCTTCCGTTGGAATTTTTGTATAAAAAGGAATTAAAGGAGATGGAAAAGGAAACGAATTTTAAAAAAGGCGTTCCTATCCTCAATGAAAGCGTTTCTGAAGTAACATTTAAACAGCCTAACACCTACAAACAGAAGGTTATCGCCGCCCGTAACAGTCAGGATAAGGATTTCGCAAACCCGAATGCCTACTTGCTGACAAGCTTTTACCAGCCCGAAGTTGTTAAGGCCGTTTCCCCGCTGTCGCCCCGGGCATTTGCTTATTATAAGTTTGAATATCTGGGTGCTTTTCGTGAAAATGGCATTGAAGTAAATAAAATAAAAGTAACTCCGCGCGCTTATGGTGAAGGCGTTTACAAAGGGACCATTCACATTATAGAAGATGAATGGAGTATTTACAGCCTCGATCTGACGACCGTTAATACGGGTTTTACCATTGATATCAAGCAGGTTTACAGTCCGGTGCAGGGCGTGTGGATGCCTGTTAATCAGCAGTTTCACGTGCAGGGAGGCATTTATGGGTTAAAAGGAAAAGGGGATTTCGTGATTTCTCAATCGTTCTCCGACATTAAGATCAATCCTGCATTCAGGCCGGACATTGTTGTGGTGGATGATAAAAAACAGAAGGATGAAGCGAAAAAAGTAAAGCTTACGGGCCGGGAAATCAAGTCGCAGAAATTGGAGGAGGTGGTCAGTAAGCAAAAGGAATTTTCGGCCAAAAACCTGCGCAAGCTCATGAAGGAATATGAAAAGCAGGACCTGAAAACAAAAGAGGAGAAAGGAGAGGACATAGACCTGAACTTCACCAGAAACGATACAACGGTGGTGGATTCCATGGCCAGTATGCGCAGCACGGCATTCTGGGATTCCATCCGAACGGTTCCGTTGACGACGGCGGAGGTGAAAAGTTACACGCGACTGGATAGCATTGTGGTGATGACCAAAGGCACTGAGGAGCAGAAAGACAGTTTGAAAGTTGCCAAATCCGACACTTCTAAAAACAATAAGAAAGGCGGGGGACTGGGCTTTGTAGGCGATATTTTTACGGGCCACAGTTTCCGGTTGGGCAAGAAAAGCCCGTGGCGGCTGGATTATGTGACGCCGCTGCTGGGCGCGCAGGTAAACACGGTTGAGGGATTGGTTTTGAATGGGGGCGGTTTTAAGCTGCGTTATAAGGGGGGCGATCCAAAGAAGAATCAGGAAGTAGTCCAGATTGGTTCTGATGGCGTTAAGCGCTTTTCTGTTCGGCAAGGGCAGGAATTGTCCATTAATGCGCTCACCCGTTACTTGTTCGCCCGGCAGAAATTAATGGCATTTGGCGGAATTGATTATAGCTGGAAACGCAACAAACTCAACTTATCAGGCGGCCAGAAGGTTTCCCAGTTCAACGGTGAAAACCCTATGCATCCGTTGCTGAATTCTATTACCACATTGTTTTTGGAGCAGAATTTTATCAAAATCTACGAAAAGAAGTTCGTCCGGCTCGACTTTGCAACCGCCCGTGAAAACGAACATTTCGAGCTGAAAGCTAACATTGAATACGCTGACCGCAGCCCGCTCCGCAATTTGTACAACACGAATCCATATCGCTGGATCGACTGGAAACGCAGGGAATTTACTTCTAATCACCCGTTTACGCGTTACCCGAGTGGAGAATCAGGGGAGACATTCACCCAAATGACCAATCACCAGGCCCTGACCATCGGGATTACAGCAAACTACAAACCCTGGCAGAAATACCGCACCAAAAATGGAAGGACAACCTATTACGACGATGATTCGCCGAAATTAACATTGAACTATCGCAAAGGAATTAATGACATTTTTGGCAGCGACGTGGATTTCGACCTTTTGCAGGTTGGAATCCAGCATGGATTTGACACGGGGATCCGGAGTAAGCTAAGCTATAAACTAAGTGCCGGAAAATTCCTGAACACAAATCACGTCCGCTATCCCGACTTTCAGCATTTCGCAGGAAACCGGTTTTTCTTTCAGCTCGGCGATCCCGTCGGAACATTCAGAATGCTTGATTATTATCGTTACAGCACGTCGGACCAGTTTTTCGAAGCCCATATCCTGAGCGAGCTGCGCAAATTCCTGCTCACCCAAATCACCTGGTTCCGCGTCCTGGGCATCAAGGAAAATTTCATGCTGCATTACCTGGCCACCCCAGCCTCCAACAACTACACCGAACTAGGCTACGGCCTCGACGTAGGAATCCGCTTCCCCTTCCGCATCGAAGTCGTAAGCAACTTCGAGCGCTTTAAGTATAAAACCACGGTGTTTAGGATCGGGACTACTATGAACTTTAATTTAGGGCGGAATTAG